The genome window CCGGCTGGCAAGTGCGCCAGCATGAACTGTGGTGTTTTCTGAAGCCGGCATTCTATGCCGGCGCTGGCATGGTGCCGGCATGAGACATGGTCGCTGGCATGATCGTCCGCGGGCCTTTTTTATTTAAAAAGTTGAATGCGGACATGaaatgggtcggcgcgttgggcgcATTGCCGACCCAAATGCAAAACTGGACGGACGGCGGGCGGGCgaccgacccaaacggacaaaaagcggACAAATGCGCCGTCCATTtgggtcgccccattggagttgctctaagcTCCTATGCTGTGCAGAAAGAAGTACCACCGATCCATACTGTTTCTAAGCTTCTGCCAGACCGAATTTTATCCACGAGATGGCATACGCAGGCTCATTTGGTAGCTGGTACAAACAAACCCGCGGCCAGTAAGTAGATGCAACAGGGGGCAGTCAGATGACACAGGTTATGTAGGCTGGTTTCATTTTAGGATCTAAAGTCTGATTGGTAAGGATAACACGAGGAACGAATCTGGTCCTCTTTTGGTGAGGGAATTAGCTAATCATGCAAATGCAGGGGGTGTCTGAAAATTTCCTTCGTTCTTGCAGTACAGCTTACTGCAAGCGACTATAAAATCGGCAGGTAGCTAGCTAGCACTAGCAGCAGATCCAAAACGGACTACGGAAGCGAGAAAAATATGTATTCCTAGACTAGACTAGATAAAAAGACGGGGTGAGCAAGATCTTATAGGCGACGAATCTAAAAACTCACCCAGCGAATTCCAGGTCTGGGAACCGCTCCGctgcggcggcgaggaggagggcTCCGGGGTTCGGCGCGCAGAGGGAGTGTTGAAACGGGGAAGAAGCAGCGAGTCTTCGTTTTGCTTGTGTGCTGGAATATCAACCACTCATCTTTGGACCGCGTAAGCGTCATCCCAGACGGGAGACGGCCGACAAGAGAATCAAGCGCGTTTGCTGAGATTAGACGGCCGTCAACTGTTGGCCTCGTAACCCGATTAGTTTTCCTTCCTTTCAAACGCTGCCATTCCTCCTCAGCATCTTTGCTTATGCCATCTGGCTTCAGAAAAAGGGCCGGCTATATGTAAGTGGTCTGAAAATTTTGTTTTGGTTAAGTCAATTTTCTGGGCTATAAGGTTAAGAACCAATGGATGTCCgtctttcttcttcctccaaccATTCCTCCTCTCGCAATATCAACTTACCAAAATTGCAAATTCGGTCAACTTGCATGTAGTTATTGTAAACAAGAATTTGCTCAAGGCAGTTGTTTACAGTGGTAGGGAAGACGACATTCTCTTAGTCGCTTGAATGACTTTGAATATTTACTGTTGAATGAAACCAATCCGATGGTAGAGATGTGACACATTCGAGTATTATTAGCCAATGGATATCTTTATCACTACCAAGATTCTATCACATGTACAATTTGAAAGATTTGGTTCGTCAGAAAATGTTATGGCAGAAAATTTTCAGATGACCTAAaaccttctctctctctctctctctctcctgcctTTTTTTTTCTGGATGCCCTATTTTGCATCaactgttggagatgctctagtACACACTGTCGTGTTTATGGTCAAAGGGCAAGCAAAGCACAAATCCAAGTGCAAAAGTCCTCCAGGGCGACAAGTTATGCCAGCACACTATAGAAGTGTCAATCAGACATAATAGATGTTCATGAGCCACAAGATGATCATAACAACCCACTTCTACAGTTTTTAATGCAAAACTGACAGTCAAATTTCCACATGCAAGGATAAAAGAGCCAATGAACTGTGTACTACATAACAGGCACTTCAGATCTTGGGTGCTGCCACACTCACATCCAGAGTTCCCTACAGGCCGAGGCCAACAGTCCGGCCATCTCTCCGGCGCAGGCCTGCTACGTAGAGTTTCTCCAGGTCGGTGTCGAGCTCCTCCTGTTTCTTGACTTCCACTGGACCCTCCCCCTTGTTGACAGCCTTGTTCTCTTGAACCGAGGCAGAGGCattgctcttcacaccctacaaTAGGCCATAGCCACCAAGGCACCCTCAGGCTCTAAGAAAGTGTTAGTGCATCACAGAGTAATTGTTGTTGCTCAGCTGAATTCAGGTCAGAATTTTATAATAAAATTATACATCTTCAAGGAATTACCATGAGTTTGTTGAATTTCTCTTGGCGTTCCCGATCAGAAAACAGATTCGAATCCCAGTGAGTGCTTGTCTGAGGCATTAGAATGAAGGTAAAAAATATGAAGCCAAAGTATGGTAATGCAGGAATAATGGAAGGAAAGAGGCAAAATAACAAATAGATGCTATCCGTGATATACCTCTGTAGGGTTACTCTTTTTATTGCCCCAAAGCAGCTTTTTCTTCTGGTCAATGGATAACCGCCCGGTTCCAACCCCAAATCCTAGAATGTTCTTCTTCACTGCAATTGAGCATGTAAGGAGGGGTCAATCATGCAAAACATTGCATAGCTCTGATCTGTCATGGAAGAGATTAACATCGTAGTCATACAATTGGACCATCATGGAACCAAAATTCTTGTGCTATCAGGGAGAAGTTCAGTCCAACAAATATACTATACCCATCGCACAAAGCCGCATCTTTAATAGGTGCCTCCATCAAATTTTAGAAAAAAACACAGAAGAAACTAAAGCAGCTAATGAGGACATAAATCCTTGAGATAATGCAACGATGGAAGAAAAAAATATTGACAACAAACTGAGGCAACTCACCTGATTCAGCAGCTTTCATTGCTACAACTTTTGCAGCGTTCAGATCATTCATGGTTTCGTCTTTATTTCCTGATGCAGAATTAACCAAAATTTTGTTTAAGGTCAAGAAGTCCATAATCTCATCTTAATAATAGAATAGTGCAGCGGTGTGTTCAGAATTAATAACAAGGAAAACAAAAATATATATTAACCAACCTCCTGAGGTATCCATTTCCATGTGCTGTGCATTTTCAACACCTGGACCAACAGAACTGAATAAGCTTCTTCTCTTCTCCCTAGTTTCTAGCTCAGGTTCTGCTGCACAGCTGCTTTTCTCAATTTCCTTGCCGCTTCTCTTCTTTAGAGCATCCTCCTGCTTGAACTTCTCCTtgtttttattttccttttcttctggATGCCTTCTGGTAGAGTTGGTTTCCTTTCTTAAATCAGCATCTTTGTCATACTCTGTGCCATCATGTCTAGGGTATTCACGTGGGGGCCCATGTTTTTCCTGATTCTTAGTCCTCTGCTCTCCCTTGACAGATTTGCCGCCATACTTGCTGCCAACATTTCTCCAATCACCATGTGATCTATCAGATGTGTCATCACGCTTTGAAGGATAATAGTAAGTGTCAGCCCTTGATTCCCGATCTGACCGAGAAGTTCTAGAATGGCTCCTGTCATTATCATCAGCTCGCTTATTATGATACCTCCTATAATCATCATGCCTCCTGGATTCACGAGGTGCTCCATAGGAATGCCTATCAGAATGCCTACCAAATTCATGACCTCTGCCTGGTCTGGCATGGTTAGAGTCATTCTGTAGAGCTGAGTTGTCTTTCCTTCCATTCTCACTCCCCTTAGAGTGGCCATCCTTGATTTCCACTGGACTGCGGCTCCTCCCACGTTTGGTGTCCATCCTGCACCCAGCAGCATCTATCAATTAAACAGCAATTCAACAGTTCAA of Triticum urartu cultivar G1812 unplaced genomic scaffold, Tu2.1 TuUngrouped_contig_5239, whole genome shotgun sequence contains these proteins:
- the LOC125528958 gene encoding uncharacterized protein LOC125528958 isoform X1, coding for MDTKRGRSRSPVEIKDGHSKGSENGRKDNSALQNDSNHARPGRGHEFGRHSDRHSYGAPRESRRHDDYRRYHNKRADDNDRSHSRTSRSDRESRADTYYYPSKRDDTSDRSHGDWRNVGSKYGGKSVKGEQRTKNQEKHGPPREYPRHDGTEYDKDADLRKETNSTRRHPEEKENKNKEKFKQEDALKKRSGKEIEKSSCAAEPELETREKRRSLFSSVGPGVENAQHMEMDTSGGNKDETMNDLNAAKVVAMKAAESVKKNILGFGVGTGRLSIDQKKKLLWGNKKSNPTETSTHWDSNLFSDRERQEKFNKLMSLRVPWWLWPIVGCEEQCLCLGSREQGCQQGGGSSGSQETGGARHRPGETLRSRPAPERWPDCWPRPVGNSGCECGSTQDLKCLLCSTQFIGSFILACGNLTVSFALKTVEVGCYDHLVAHEHLLCLIDTSIVCWHNLSPWRTFALGFVLCLPFDHKHDSVY
- the LOC125528958 gene encoding uncharacterized protein DDB_G0286299-like isoform X2 produces the protein MDTKRGRSRSPVEIKDGHSKGSENGRKDNSALQNDSNHARPGRGHEFGRHSDRHSYGAPRESRRHDDYRRYHNKRADDNDRSHSRTSRSDRESRADTYYYPSKRDDTSDRSHGDWRNVGSKYGGKSVKGEQRTKNQEKHGPPREYPRHDGTEYDKDADLRKETNSTRRHPEEKENKNKEKFKQEDALKKRSGKEIEKSSCAAEPELETREKRRSLFSSVGPGVENAQHMEMDTSGGNKDETMNDLNAAKVVAMKAAESVKKNILGFGVGTGRLSIDQKKKLLWGNKKSNPTETSTHWDSNLFSDRERQEKFNKLMGVKSNASASVQENKAVNKGEGPVEVKKQEELDTDLEKLYVAGLRRRDGRTVGLGL